In one Roseburia intestinalis L1-82 genomic region, the following are encoded:
- a CDS encoding sensor histidine kinase, with protein sequence MTFWVLVFIAEMLEVKGTLYFFDTFMEKRDGGYRNRYRFFVYCGVLYLAAVTGVWIGMLKCILIILVMSFLNLAYYEVSFRQSFLFSIINYTMLVLIDYVTVLLGGGGSIQEKWFLQALISKTAFIILMLFIRRFSKTRKSYGLITGKEWFQFFCVPVFTVVGFILMFYSENDDMQNVFLFLSVGLVAINLILMEFMQNTIEKEERIKIAVLTEQNQKNRIADYQDREEIYERQRRKMHDYKNQLSTIQTLIKNGHTDEALSFTQKLTESIAVEMSAINTNHPVVNAVLNQKYRSMQEKHIAVILKVGDLQEICLEEEEIVILLSNLLDNAIRESEKVLKNTGKAVIHLKLECEDHKLIFAVRNPVTEKVEIQNDAIKSKRGEHHGIGLLNVKAVVDKYGGDMVLSCDENEFKAVVIL encoded by the coding sequence ATGACATTCTGGGTATTGGTATTTATTGCGGAAATGCTGGAAGTAAAAGGAACGCTATACTTTTTTGATACTTTTATGGAAAAAAGAGATGGCGGATATAGGAACAGATACAGATTTTTTGTTTATTGCGGAGTGCTTTATCTGGCAGCAGTCACAGGGGTATGGATCGGAATGTTAAAATGTATCCTGATTATACTGGTTATGTCTTTCCTAAATCTGGCTTATTATGAGGTCTCCTTCCGGCAGAGTTTTTTATTTTCAATCATCAACTATACAATGCTTGTATTGATTGATTATGTGACTGTTTTGCTGGGAGGAGGAGGTTCAATCCAAGAAAAATGGTTTTTACAGGCACTGATATCAAAGACTGCTTTTATCATTCTGATGTTGTTTATCAGAAGATTTAGCAAGACAAGAAAAAGCTACGGTCTGATTACAGGAAAAGAGTGGTTTCAGTTTTTCTGTGTTCCTGTATTTACGGTGGTCGGTTTCATTCTTATGTTTTATTCAGAAAACGATGATATGCAGAATGTATTTTTATTTCTTTCGGTGGGACTGGTTGCGATTAACCTTATCCTTATGGAGTTCATGCAGAATACCATTGAAAAAGAAGAGAGAATAAAAATTGCGGTACTTACGGAACAAAATCAGAAAAATCGTATTGCAGATTATCAGGACCGGGAAGAAATCTATGAGCGTCAGCGAAGAAAAATGCACGATTATAAAAATCAGCTTTCCACGATCCAGACATTGATAAAGAATGGACACACAGATGAGGCACTTTCCTTTACTCAGAAACTGACAGAGAGCATAGCTGTCGAGATGTCGGCAATCAACACAAATCATCCGGTGGTCAATGCTGTTTTAAATCAGAAGTACCGCAGCATGCAGGAGAAACACATAGCGGTTATCCTAAAAGTAGGGGACTTGCAGGAAATATGTCTGGAAGAGGAAGAAATCGTGATACTGCTCTCAAATTTACTGGATAATGCAATCCGGGAGAGTGAAAAGGTACTGAAAAATACTGGAAAAGCGGTCATTCATCTGAAATTAGAGTGCGAAGATCATAAACTGATATTTGCGGTAAGAAATCCGGTAACAGAAAAAGTAGAAATTCAAAACGACGCGATAAAAAGCAAAAGAGGGGAACATCACGGCATTGGGCTGTTAAATGTAAAAGCAGTTGTGGATAAATATGGCGGTGATATGGTGCTTTCCTGCGATGAAAATGAATTTAAGGCAGTGGTCATCTTGTAA
- a CDS encoding CLI_3235 family bacteriocin precursor — MKLGKKTKTEKGTFMAYASCSCTCFCVCKCQNCNRSLGRRK; from the coding sequence ATGAAATTAGGGAAGAAAACAAAGACTGAAAAAGGAACATTTATGGCATATGCTTCTTGTTCATGTACTTGCTTCTGCGTATGTAAGTGCCAGAACTGTAATAGATCATTGGGGAGAAGAAAATAG
- a CDS encoding HTH domain-containing protein, with the protein MYFGAIEDKDKQLSGFLEVLVSYHGISKLTIAKMADVEEQDIDRLLANPPEKVEIEVKYKIAVTVMELRFWLKDCELPI; encoded by the coding sequence CTGTATTTTGGAGCGATTGAAGATAAGGATAAGCAATTAAGCGGTTTTTTGGAAGTGCTTGTTTCCTATCATGGCATATCCAAGCTAACGATAGCAAAAATGGCTGATGTTGAGGAACAGGATATTGACAGGCTTTTAGCCAATCCGCCAGAAAAAGTTGAAATCGAAGTAAAATATAAAATTGCTGTGACTGTTATGGAACTGCGATTTTGGCTAAAGGATTGTGAGTTACCAATATAA
- a CDS encoding helix-turn-helix domain-containing protein, which translates to MKAEKKEINIQIGKRLQTARENSGYTQEVFAETLDVGVEHYRKIESGVYGLQPEKMLILYEKYRIEPTYLVTGDTNHKVDIELFLANCSREERDAFIDRMLAYMRKLMTGR; encoded by the coding sequence ATGAAAGCAGAGAAGAAGGAAATCAATATACAGATCGGAAAAAGGTTGCAAACCGCCAGAGAAAACAGTGGATATACGCAGGAAGTTTTTGCAGAGACGCTGGATGTAGGGGTAGAGCATTATCGAAAAATCGAAAGCGGTGTCTATGGCTTACAGCCGGAGAAAATGCTGATCTTGTATGAGAAGTACAGGATCGAGCCGACTTATCTGGTTACGGGGGATACAAATCATAAGGTTGATATTGAACTGTTCCTTGCAAACTGCAGCAGGGAGGAACGGGATGCATTTATAGACCGCATGCTTGCGTATATGAGAAAGCTGATGACAGGCCGTTAA
- a CDS encoding LytR/AlgR family response regulator transcription factor, translated as MRVAICDDNQQDIERIRRYTLRMIDYAVEYVFYTRPEELLRECADAEQKPDMYILDIEMPGMDGLAVAKQIRETDSKALLVFLTSYTKYMPSVFEVVTFDFIPKPISEERLRVLFEKAGTYLNLTNQSFSFSYRRVRYSLKFDEILYLEKRGRQAIIHTKKMKYQSNMNLNEIWGKLDERMFAAVHGSFIVNLKHVHSVSSGMVMLTDGTELGVTRGYRKELTKKHIAFVQGGM; from the coding sequence ATGAGGGTAGCAATCTGCGATGATAATCAGCAGGACATTGAAAGGATTAGACGCTATACATTGCGTATGATCGATTATGCGGTGGAGTATGTGTTTTATACCAGACCGGAAGAATTATTGAGGGAATGTGCAGATGCGGAGCAAAAGCCGGATATGTACATTCTTGATATTGAGATGCCTGGAATGGACGGACTTGCGGTGGCAAAACAGATCCGTGAGACAGATTCCAAAGCATTGCTGGTGTTTCTTACCAGCTATACCAAATACATGCCAAGTGTATTTGAAGTTGTCACATTTGATTTTATTCCAAAACCAATCTCAGAAGAAAGGCTCCGTGTGCTGTTTGAGAAGGCAGGAACCTATCTGAATCTGACCAATCAGAGTTTTTCATTTAGTTACCGCAGGGTGCGGTACAGTCTGAAGTTTGACGAAATCCTGTATCTGGAAAAGCGGGGGCGTCAGGCGATTATCCACACAAAGAAAATGAAATATCAGTCCAACATGAATTTGAATGAAATATGGGGGAAACTGGATGAGCGCATGTTTGCCGCCGTTCATGGCTCTTTTATCGTTAATTTGAAACATGTTCATTCCGTATCCAGCGGCATGGTCATGCTTACAGACGGCACAGAGCTGGGAGTGACAAGAGGGTACCGGAAGGAGCTGACGAAAAAGCACATAGCGTTTGTGCAGGGAGGAATGTGA
- a CDS encoding ATP-binding protein, which translates to MALYGVRLVINLFDLCIYRRYLEEFIGNRKTSMEFSVLLLIVCELIGSAVNQMGISWLNFVTMVAILCVYVCQYEAGIVSRLIAVLLYMGIMGVAEPLGYLFNKAFMEKVLDDTTVSYYFIVFFMALLKATIVEVFCRLKSGKSIRLSAMPKETQYMLTMIPLCSLISCFLLIEVAKELISAQMVVLCMCIIFVIIITNYVIFLMIEKYTTVEEKQHEEEMIQREILYRNEYYQDMERYQEQIQDIRLAEEIIYSANPVVNAILKVKSVKAKEKEIPMQVTTLLPQRVSVDIGDMGVLYGNLLDNAIEAAMAVEQEKRYVHVESKFQEGRLLLSIKNSKPSGTSSYRQTSKKDKIKHGRGIRSVRKVAEKYGGELLLKDQGEHFEAALLLNGITKLE; encoded by the coding sequence ATGGCATTATATGGGGTGAGGCTTGTCATAAATCTTTTTGACCTCTGCATTTACCGCAGGTATTTAGAGGAGTTCATTGGAAACAGAAAAACTTCCATGGAGTTTTCTGTTCTTCTGCTGATAGTGTGCGAGCTGATTGGAAGTGCGGTGAACCAGATGGGGATAAGCTGGCTGAATTTTGTGACGATGGTTGCGATTCTCTGTGTATATGTCTGCCAGTATGAGGCAGGGATTGTAAGCAGGCTGATTGCGGTTTTGCTGTATATGGGGATTATGGGAGTTGCAGAACCGTTAGGATATTTGTTTAATAAGGCATTCATGGAAAAGGTGTTGGACGATACCACGGTTTCATATTATTTTATCGTGTTTTTTATGGCACTTTTGAAAGCAACAATTGTGGAGGTGTTTTGCAGACTGAAATCTGGAAAAAGCATTCGACTATCAGCAATGCCAAAAGAAACGCAATATATGTTGACAATGATACCTTTATGCAGCCTGATCAGTTGCTTTTTACTGATAGAGGTTGCAAAAGAATTAATCTCGGCACAGATGGTCGTGCTGTGCATGTGCATCATCTTTGTCATTATCATCACTAATTATGTAATTTTTCTGATGATTGAAAAGTATACGACAGTGGAAGAAAAACAGCACGAAGAGGAAATGATCCAGAGGGAAATCTTATACCGGAACGAATACTATCAGGACATGGAACGGTATCAGGAACAGATACAGGACATCCGGCTGGCAGAAGAGATCATTTATTCCGCAAATCCTGTGGTGAATGCCATATTAAAAGTAAAAAGCGTAAAGGCAAAAGAGAAAGAGATACCGATGCAGGTTACAACGCTGCTCCCCCAGAGAGTATCCGTGGATATCGGGGACATGGGTGTTCTGTATGGGAATCTTCTGGATAATGCGATAGAGGCAGCAATGGCAGTGGAACAGGAAAAACGGTATGTTCATGTAGAATCAAAGTTTCAAGAGGGCAGACTGCTTTTATCCATTAAGAACAGCAAGCCATCCGGGACAAGTTCCTATCGACAGACAAGCAAAAAAGATAAAATAAAACACGGCAGGGGAATCCGTTCAGTGCGGAAAGTGGCAGAAAAATATGGCGGGGAGCTTCTGTTAAAGGATCAGGGGGAACATTTTGAGGCAGCCCTTCTGCTCAATGGAATCACAAAACTGGAGTGA
- a CDS encoding cyclic lactone autoinducer peptide produces MKKRNWMYRLSSKSMSVMAALALMVTTMATNRSCMWYLGQDKMPEDSKKLRRF; encoded by the coding sequence ATGAAGAAAAGAAACTGGATGTACCGACTGAGCAGCAAATCCATGAGCGTGATGGCAGCACTGGCACTTATGGTGACAACCATGGCAACGAACCGTTCCTGCATGTGGTATCTGGGACAGGACAAGATGCCAGAAGATTCCAAAAAACTCAGAAGGTTTTAA
- a CDS encoding accessory gene regulator B family protein encodes MTRWLSHRMVERGIIKEEEQELYQFGIRNGMILLLNVVTALVIGLLTEQLAVVAVFTLSFMVLRSYTGGYHSDSRIFCYLGSNLVLLVPVYTQAVFYKTSLAWLLAVLLVSAGIIFLLSPMHSKNRKLDKEEQKHFGRKARLIAALELAVLGILWHAGQVLYAYAVYTGICITALFMLIGKAQLWIQSHTENR; translated from the coding sequence ATGACGAGATGGCTCAGCCATCGTATGGTTGAGCGGGGAATCATAAAAGAGGAGGAGCAGGAATTATACCAGTTTGGAATACGCAATGGTATGATCCTGCTTCTAAACGTTGTGACGGCACTGGTCATCGGGCTGCTCACAGAGCAACTGGCGGTTGTGGCAGTGTTTACCCTGTCTTTTATGGTTCTTCGCAGCTATACTGGTGGATATCACTCAGACAGCAGGATTTTCTGCTATCTTGGTTCCAATCTGGTGCTGCTGGTTCCGGTTTATACACAGGCTGTGTTTTACAAGACATCGTTGGCATGGCTGCTGGCAGTATTGCTGGTGTCCGCAGGGATTATTTTTTTACTCAGTCCCATGCACAGCAAGAACCGAAAACTGGATAAAGAGGAACAAAAGCATTTTGGCAGAAAAGCAAGGCTGATTGCAGCGTTGGAACTGGCTGTGCTTGGCATTTTGTGGCATGCAGGCCAGGTACTGTATGCTTACGCTGTTTATACAGGAATCTGCATCACGGCACTGTTTATGCTTATAGGAAAAGCACAGCTATGGATACAGTCACATACCGAAAATAGATAG
- a CDS encoding RNA polymerase sigma factor, which yields MSEWIRIRVKDFYKDAVGELEYTYVTREVYEALVDTFRKEAHAQEMRDIRHTTKDGYTEGETEDLVELTGESVEDTVIRQMEIETLQKAMQSLTPVQRERLHFYFFEGMTYRQIAAKEGVGEKNIRESINGAVKKIKKYFD from the coding sequence ATGTCAGAATGGATCAGGATCAGAGTAAAGGATTTTTATAAAGATGCAGTTGGTGAGCTGGAATACACCTATGTGACCAGAGAAGTCTACGAGGCACTTGTCGATACGTTCCGCAAAGAAGCCCACGCACAGGAAATGCGGGATATCAGACATACGACCAAGGACGGATATACAGAGGGAGAAACGGAAGATCTGGTGGAGCTGACCGGGGAATCGGTAGAGGATACGGTCATCCGGCAGATGGAAATAGAAACCCTGCAGAAAGCAATGCAGTCACTCACCCCAGTGCAGAGAGAGCGGCTGCATTTTTATTTTTTTGAGGGCATGACATACCGGCAGATTGCAGCGAAAGAAGGGGTCGGAGAGAAGAACATCCGGGAGAGCATAAACGGTGCGGTAAAGAAAATAAAAAAATATTTTGATTAA
- a CDS encoding SHOCT domain-containing protein: MMEGGANEVRYKIAEFLLKRMHEDKLLTEEEWEKIRVLNVKTFSPELAKVYL; encoded by the coding sequence ATGATGGAAGGCGGAGCGAATGAGGTGCGGTATAAGATTGCCGAATTTCTCTTAAAAAGGATGCATGAAGATAAGCTGTTAACCGAGGAAGAATGGGAAAAAATCCGGGTTTTGAATGTCAAGACTTTCTCCCCGGAATTAGCAAAAGTATATCTGTAA
- a CDS encoding recombinase family protein encodes MAKKVTVIKAAKAQKHTQEERRLKVCGYARVSTGSQAQATSYTAQVEYYTEKIESNPLWEFAGVYADEGISGTNVKHRDEFQMMISDCEDGNIDLILTKSITRFARNTVECIQTIRKLKEIGVGIYFEKENINTLSEKSELFITILASVAQGESENISSNNRWAIQKRFQDGTYIISTPAYGYGKDEDGNLVIIESEAETVRWIYESYLNGMGVYVIAKALNQKGIPTIRGAEKWQDGVIQDILKNPIYEGDMLQQRTYTETRFPFVRRVNNGQRNQYLIKDSHPPIVTHEEAEAVRNLMAYRVDVLHMNKSDYTKRYLFSGRIICGECGRTFRRQKIYIGKPYEKIIWTCSGHVEDKERCCLKAIREDVLHRAFTDMWNKLYTNQGTILEPLLKELTELVAARQDSEEIRQLDKEIKDISGQSQILNQVMRKGYMDSALFMESSSKLGWQLTECRRKKTLLTRKLRRTKEIVRTEQLIQLIAEQDGLMEEFDEQLFKMTAEKIVVSKEHDITFCLYNGLKLTERGGGQDAVAHANRL; translated from the coding sequence ATGGCAAAAAAAGTGACTGTCATAAAGGCAGCAAAAGCGCAGAAACATACACAGGAAGAACGCAGGCTGAAAGTGTGCGGATATGCCAGAGTCAGTACCGGCAGTCAGGCACAGGCAACTTCCTATACTGCACAGGTCGAGTACTATACGGAAAAAATCGAGAGCAACCCCCTGTGGGAGTTTGCAGGGGTGTATGCGGATGAAGGAATCAGCGGAACAAACGTAAAGCACAGGGATGAGTTCCAGATGATGATTTCAGACTGTGAGGATGGGAACATCGACCTGATCCTTACGAAATCCATCACAAGATTTGCAAGAAATACGGTGGAATGCATCCAGACCATCCGAAAGCTGAAGGAGATCGGCGTTGGAATCTACTTTGAAAAAGAGAATATCAACACGCTGTCAGAAAAAAGCGAGCTGTTCATTACCATCCTGGCATCGGTGGCGCAGGGGGAATCAGAAAACATCTCAAGCAACAACCGCTGGGCGATACAGAAACGCTTTCAGGATGGAACCTATATCATATCCACGCCAGCGTATGGCTATGGAAAAGACGAGGATGGAAATTTAGTCATCATAGAATCCGAGGCAGAAACCGTAAGGTGGATTTATGAGTCTTACTTAAACGGCATGGGAGTGTATGTGATAGCAAAGGCACTGAACCAGAAAGGCATTCCAACAATCCGGGGTGCAGAAAAGTGGCAGGACGGGGTGATACAGGACATTCTGAAAAATCCCATTTATGAGGGAGATATGCTTCAGCAGAGGACATATACAGAAACAAGGTTCCCATTTGTCCGCAGGGTAAACAACGGACAGAGAAACCAGTATCTCATCAAAGACAGCCATCCGCCAATCGTCACACATGAGGAGGCAGAAGCGGTACGCAACCTGATGGCATACCGGGTGGATGTACTGCACATGAACAAGAGTGACTACACCAAAAGATACCTGTTTTCCGGCAGAATCATCTGCGGAGAGTGCGGAAGAACCTTCCGGCGGCAGAAAATCTACATCGGGAAACCATATGAAAAAATCATCTGGACGTGCAGCGGACATGTGGAGGATAAAGAGCGCTGCTGCCTGAAAGCCATCCGGGAGGATGTGCTGCACCGGGCTTTTACAGACATGTGGAACAAGCTGTACACCAATCAGGGAACGATATTAGAGCCGCTGTTAAAAGAGCTGACAGAACTTGTGGCAGCAAGGCAGGACAGTGAGGAAATCAGACAACTGGATAAGGAAATCAAAGATATAAGCGGGCAGAGCCAAATCCTAAACCAAGTCATGAGGAAAGGATATATGGACTCTGCTCTTTTTATGGAGAGCAGTAGCAAGCTTGGCTGGCAACTGACGGAATGCAGGAGAAAAAAGACACTTTTGACCAGAAAGCTGAGAAGGACAAAAGAAATCGTGCGGACCGAACAGCTTATCCAACTGATCGCAGAACAGGACGGATTAATGGAGGAGTTTGACGAGCAACTGTTTAAAATGACAGCGGAGAAGATCGTGGTCTCCAAAGAACACGACATCACCTTCTGCCTGTACAACGGACTGAAACTGACGGAGAGGGGAGGTGGACAGGATGCAGTGGCACATGCCAATCGGCTATAA
- a CDS encoding recombinase family protein, whose translation MQWHMPIGYKVVDGKITICEEQRKIVEQIFTDYDSGVAAGRIAQNLKGRKICNAKGKVSWTHAFIGRILENPSYLGTEYYPQLIGEELFERVQRRREKVRAELGRADHRSGRDERILFGGVIWCAECGAVCSHIQPSHKKERGGTAKWKCKSYVIGRAKNCRNSFITDGQAKQVCVEAINAVIRNKGLLRVQRQEEKVSPQYRVLERNLQRMKEEQERTETDLMKLLYERAEERYRTLEVRDGEFRTEEVKNILAGKKELETFDENLYRKIIARIWVHGGNMAEVELINGSRVTAGYKD comes from the coding sequence ATGCAGTGGCACATGCCAATCGGCTATAAAGTTGTGGATGGAAAAATCACCATCTGCGAAGAGCAGAGAAAGATTGTGGAACAGATATTTACAGACTATGACAGCGGAGTGGCGGCAGGCAGGATCGCCCAGAACCTGAAAGGGAGAAAAATATGCAATGCAAAAGGGAAAGTGTCCTGGACCCATGCATTCATTGGCAGGATACTGGAAAACCCAAGCTACCTTGGCACAGAATACTATCCGCAGCTCATAGGAGAGGAACTGTTTGAGAGAGTCCAGCGCAGACGGGAAAAGGTGAGGGCAGAGCTTGGAAGGGCAGACCACCGGTCCGGCAGGGATGAGAGAATCCTCTTCGGAGGTGTCATCTGGTGTGCAGAATGCGGGGCAGTATGCAGCCATATCCAGCCGAGCCACAAAAAAGAGCGTGGCGGCACTGCCAAGTGGAAGTGCAAGAGTTATGTGATTGGCAGAGCAAAAAACTGCAGGAACAGTTTTATTACAGACGGGCAGGCAAAGCAGGTGTGTGTGGAAGCCATCAATGCAGTGATACGAAACAAAGGCCTGCTCCGGGTACAAAGGCAGGAGGAAAAGGTCAGCCCTCAGTACCGGGTTCTGGAGCGGAACCTGCAGCGGATGAAAGAAGAACAGGAACGCACAGAAACAGACCTGATGAAATTGCTCTATGAAAGGGCAGAGGAACGCTACCGGACACTGGAGGTCAGGGATGGGGAGTTCCGGACAGAGGAGGTCAAAAACATCCTTGCAGGGAAAAAGGAACTGGAAACATTTGATGAAAATTTATATAGAAAAATAATCGCACGCATCTGGGTGCATGGCGGAAACATGGCAGAAGTGGAGCTTATCAATGGGAGCCGTGTCACAGCCGGGTACAAGGATTAG
- a CDS encoding recombinase family protein — protein MAETAKKISMIPAKVQYDRNVKLSEKKMKVAAYCRVSTELEEQDSSYEAQVEYYTSKISENENWKNAGIYADDGKSGTNTKKRADFNAMIQDALAGKIDMILTKSVSRFARNTVDSLVTIRKLKEKNVAVVFEKEGINTLEGTGEILITILSSLAQEESRNISENIRWGVVRKFEKGKVIVNCTKFMGYTKNEDGDLVIVPEEAEIVKLIFRLYLEGYSTGKIAKHLEEQGIKTATGQDKWHSTVIDKMLRNEKYMGDALLQKTYTVDFMTKKKVKNTGIVPQYYVEDDHEAIIPKELFYRVQEEMMRRASLCKAAVTRKKNQKSRYSSTYALTGMLICGKCGQEYRRVTWARNGKKKVVWRCSNRLTNGVKKCGESETLEENALNRAVMEAIHRITSDDMEFMENFRQNIIHVIGNYSTAKESEEYEEKIKEKQEEMVALIAENAKTGSYTPEFDERYRTIAEEINALKEAQKTARNEKWMADSYEQRIQDIDHYLSTSTCQIPEFDNDLVRRLISTIKVESSEKLLIQFQSGIVMEQEIRYE, from the coding sequence ATGGCAGAAACAGCAAAAAAGATCAGCATGATACCTGCCAAGGTGCAGTATGACCGGAATGTGAAACTGTCAGAGAAGAAAATGAAGGTCGCTGCCTACTGCCGTGTCAGTACGGAACTGGAAGAGCAGGACAGCAGCTATGAGGCACAGGTGGAGTATTATACCAGCAAGATATCTGAAAACGAAAACTGGAAAAATGCCGGCATCTATGCAGATGACGGAAAGAGTGGAACAAACACCAAAAAGAGGGCAGACTTTAATGCCATGATACAGGATGCCCTTGCCGGAAAAATCGACATGATCCTTACAAAGTCGGTCAGCAGGTTTGCGAGGAACACGGTAGACTCGCTGGTGACCATCCGAAAACTGAAGGAAAAGAATGTGGCGGTGGTGTTCGAGAAAGAGGGGATCAATACACTGGAGGGAACCGGCGAAATCCTTATCACCATCTTAAGCAGCCTGGCACAGGAGGAGAGCCGCAACATCAGTGAGAACATCCGCTGGGGAGTCGTGAGGAAATTTGAAAAAGGCAAGGTCATCGTAAACTGCACAAAGTTCATGGGATACACCAAAAACGAGGATGGTGACCTGGTCATCGTACCCGAAGAGGCAGAGATCGTAAAGCTGATCTTCCGCCTTTATCTGGAAGGCTACAGTACCGGGAAGATCGCAAAGCATCTGGAAGAGCAGGGAATCAAGACCGCCACAGGGCAGGACAAATGGCATTCCACGGTAATAGACAAAATGCTCCGCAATGAAAAATACATGGGAGATGCATTACTGCAGAAAACCTATACGGTGGATTTCATGACAAAAAAGAAAGTCAAGAACACTGGAATCGTACCGCAGTATTATGTGGAAGATGACCATGAGGCAATCATTCCGAAAGAGCTGTTCTACAGGGTACAGGAAGAGATGATGCGGAGGGCATCCTTATGCAAGGCGGCTGTCACCCGGAAGAAGAACCAGAAAAGCAGGTATTCCTCCACCTATGCACTGACCGGCATGCTGATCTGCGGAAAATGCGGACAGGAGTACAGGAGAGTCACCTGGGCGAGAAACGGGAAAAAGAAAGTGGTCTGGAGATGCAGCAATCGGCTGACCAACGGAGTGAAGAAATGCGGGGAATCCGAGACACTCGAAGAGAACGCATTAAACAGGGCGGTGATGGAAGCCATCCACAGGATCACAAGTGATGATATGGAATTTATGGAAAACTTCCGGCAGAACATCATCCATGTCATCGGGAACTACAGCACCGCAAAAGAGTCTGAGGAATACGAAGAAAAGATAAAAGAAAAGCAGGAAGAGATGGTGGCACTGATCGCGGAGAATGCAAAGACCGGCTCCTACACACCGGAGTTTGATGAACGCTATCGCACCATAGCAGAGGAAATCAATGCCTTAAAAGAGGCACAGAAAACAGCCAGAAACGAGAAATGGATGGCTGACAGCTATGAACAGAGAATCCAAGATATCGACCATTACTTAAGCACAAGCACCTGCCAGATACCGGAGTTCGACAATGACCTTGTCAGACGGCTGATCTCCACCATCAAAGTGGAATCCAGCGAGAAGCTGCTGATACAGTTCCAGTCAGGCATTGTCATGGAACAGGAGATTCGATATGAGTAA